One genomic window of Sebastes umbrosus isolate fSebUmb1 chromosome 15, fSebUmb1.pri, whole genome shotgun sequence includes the following:
- the tspan13b gene encoding tetraspanin-13b translates to MGCAGFTCSKHSLCILNILYVMVSLLMIGIAAWGKWFGLVSSFQVVGGVIGVGVFLFFVALAGLIGAMKHHQVLLFFYMIVLFMVFIVQFSVSSACLAINREQQDQLLEVGWNNSQSTQRDVEKSLNCCGFRQVDPDLPCDAACFPNHSCLPCADKIQEHAGEVLRFVGGIGLFFSFTEILGVWLTYRYRNQKDPRANPSAFL, encoded by the exons ATGGGCTGCGCCGGATTCACCTGCTCCAAGCACTCCCTGTGCATCCTCAACATCCTCTATGTG ATGGTGAGCCTGCTGATGATCGGCATCGCAGCGTGGGGGAAGTGGTTCGGTCTGGTCTCCAGTTTCCAGGTGGTGGGCGGCGTCATCGGTGTGGGCGTCTTCCTCTTCTTTGTGGCGCTGGCCGGCCTCATCGGGGCCATGAAGCATCACCAGGTCCTGCTCTTCTTT TACATGATCGTCCTGTTCATGGTGTTTATCGTGCAGTTCTCTGTTTCCAGTGCCTGTTTGGCCATCAACAGAGAGCAACAG GATCAGCTGCTGGAGGTGGGCTGGAACAACTCTCAGAGCACTCAGAGGGACGTGGAGAAGAGCCTCAACTGCTGCGGCTTCAGGCAGGTGGACCCCGACCTCCCCTGTGACGCT GCCTGTTTCCCCAACCACTCCTGTTTGCCCTGCGCTGATAAGATCCAGGAACACGCCGGAGAGGTTCTGCGCTTCGTCGGAGGgatcggactttttttcagcttCACTGAA ATTCTGGGCGTGTGGCTCACGTATCGCTACAGGAACCAGAAGGACCCCCGAGCCAACCCCAGTGCTTTCCTGTGA
- the agr2 gene encoding anterior gradient protein 2 homolog, giving the protein MIKAVLSVLLVLVAVSSAFGKYIPKSGKRIPQTLSRGWGDQLIWAQTYEEALYWSRSKNKPLMVLFHLEDCPHSQELRKILSEDNGIQRTLDEDFIVLNLMYETTDKNLSPDGQYVPRIIFVDPTMTVRADIIGRYSNRMYAYEPADTKLLKSNMEKAKKLLKSEL; this is encoded by the exons ATGATCAAAGCGGTGTTGTCGGTGCTCCTGGTCCTGGTGGCCGTGTCCTCCGCCTTCGGGAAATACATCCCCAAATCTGGCAAGAGGATCCCTCAGACTCTGTCCAGAG GTTGGGGTGATCAGCTGATCTGGGCTCAGACGTACGAGGAGGCTCTCTACTGGTCCAGGTCAAA AAACAAGCCTCTGATGGTCCTCTTCCACCTGGAGGATTGCCCCCACAGCCAGG AACTGAGGAAGATCTTATCCGAGGACAACGGGATCCAGAGGACGCTCGACGAGGACTTCATCGTCCTCAATCTGATG TATGAAACCACGGACAAGAATCTCTCTCCCGATGGACAGTACGTTCCCAGGATCATTTTTGTCG ACCCCACGATGACGGTGAGAGCCGACATCATCGGTCGCTACTCGAACCGCATGTACGCCTACGAACCTGCTGACACCAAACTGT tgaagagcaacatggagaaggCCAAGAAGCTCCTGAAGTCCGAGCTGTGA